From Streptomyces sp. NBC_01460, a single genomic window includes:
- a CDS encoding DUF2000 domain-containing protein has translation MTDDNAPVRFDTKIAVLLRDDLETWQRLNVTAFLVSGLGTRLPEVIGEPYADADDTPYLPMFRQPVLVFAGSKELLTSAHGKAVGRGVTTAVFTSDLFATGHDEANRAAVRAVRRDTMDLVGLAVYGPRNAVDKILKGASMHP, from the coding sequence ATGACCGACGACAACGCACCCGTACGTTTCGACACCAAGATCGCTGTGCTGCTCCGTGACGACCTCGAGACCTGGCAGCGGCTGAACGTCACCGCCTTCCTGGTGAGCGGCCTGGGTACCCGGCTGCCCGAGGTGATCGGCGAACCGTACGCCGACGCCGACGACACCCCGTACCTGCCCATGTTCCGGCAGCCCGTCCTCGTCTTCGCCGGGTCCAAGGAGCTCCTGACGAGCGCGCACGGCAAGGCGGTCGGCCGGGGCGTCACCACGGCCGTCTTCACCTCCGACCTGTTCGCCACCGGCCACGACGAGGCCAACAGGGCCGCCGTGCGCGCGGTGCGCAGGGACACGATGGACCTGGTGGGCCTGGCCGTGTACGGCCCGCGCAACGCCGTCGACAAGATCCTCAAGGGCGCGTCCATGCATCCGTGA
- a CDS encoding DUF5133 domain-containing protein, which produces MLMANPATLRNLVKRYETLRNAHARLGTSESSRQLEDVSYTLCVTTGTRAVPDALAAASAQLSAVPSAGSLGTAAGPAEVQLTA; this is translated from the coding sequence GTGCTGATGGCCAATCCCGCAACGCTGCGGAATCTCGTCAAGCGCTACGAGACACTGCGAAACGCCCATGCACGGCTGGGCACTTCCGAGAGTAGCCGTCAACTCGAGGACGTCTCCTACACTCTCTGCGTCACCACCGGGACCAGGGCCGTGCCCGACGCCTTGGCCGCAGCGTCGGCGCAGCTGAGCGCCGTTCCCTCGGCGGGATCGCTGGGTACGGCGGCGGGCCCGGCCGAGGTCCAGCTGACCGCCTGA
- a CDS encoding DeoR/GlpR family DNA-binding transcription regulator, with amino-acid sequence MYAPERQQEILRIAGESGRVDVLSLAEQFQVTAETVRRDLKALDRAGLLRRVHGGAIPAGRLGFEPDLAERDTVAADEKDRIAAAALGELPTEGNIIIDAGTTTVRLAAAVPIDSRLTVVTHALPVAARLSDHPGIALHLVGGRVRHRTRAAVDAWALSAYAEINADVVFLATNGFSPEGGLTTPDLAEAAVKRAVIAAARRVVLLADSGKSGQEHFARFGDLSHVDLLITDTGLSPEDARAIESRGTEVVRA; translated from the coding sequence ATGTACGCACCGGAGCGGCAGCAGGAGATCCTCCGCATCGCCGGCGAGAGCGGCCGCGTCGACGTCCTGTCCCTGGCCGAGCAGTTCCAGGTGACCGCGGAGACGGTTCGGCGCGATCTCAAGGCCCTCGACCGGGCGGGACTCCTGCGCCGGGTGCACGGCGGTGCCATCCCCGCCGGGCGGCTCGGTTTCGAACCCGACCTGGCTGAGCGCGACACCGTGGCCGCCGACGAGAAGGACCGCATCGCCGCCGCCGCGCTGGGTGAACTCCCCACCGAGGGCAACATCATCATCGACGCCGGGACGACGACCGTCAGACTGGCGGCCGCCGTCCCGATCGACTCGCGCCTCACCGTCGTCACCCACGCCCTGCCGGTGGCAGCACGTCTGTCCGACCATCCCGGGATCGCGCTGCATCTGGTGGGCGGCAGGGTCCGTCACCGCACCCGCGCGGCCGTCGACGCCTGGGCGCTGAGCGCCTACGCCGAGATCAACGCGGACGTCGTCTTCCTCGCCACCAACGGTTTCTCCCCCGAAGGCGGTCTGACCACCCCGGATCTGGCGGAGGCCGCCGTGAAGCGCGCCGTGATCGCGGCTGCCCGCCGAGTGGTGCTCCTCGCCGACTCGGGCAAGTCCGGTCAGGAGCATTTCGCGCGGTTCGGCGATCTCTCCCACGTCGACCTGCTGATCACCGATACGGGGCTCAGCCCCGAGGACGCCCGGGCCATCGAGAGCCGGGGCACGGAAGTGGTACGCGCATGA
- a CDS encoding helix-turn-helix transcriptional regulator, with amino-acid sequence MGARPDITAWRPRVEGIDEVFHAHFADHAYPMHTHDAWTLLIVDEGMVRYDLDRHEHGAPSSVVTLLPPHVPHNGGAATPGGFRKRVLYLNTSQIDADLVGRAVDRPVLRDPLLRRRVDQLHRTLERPGDEMEAQSRLALVSERLAGHLRDESVSPRVPDRRIAYALRDLLDEHVVEGVTLREAAERLHSHHTHLVRAFGQEFGMAPHQYLTGRRVDLARRLLLGGMRLPEVAASAGFYDQSHFSRHFKRVVGTSPGHYARP; translated from the coding sequence ATGGGAGCACGTCCGGACATCACCGCGTGGCGCCCGCGCGTCGAGGGGATCGACGAGGTCTTCCACGCGCACTTCGCCGACCACGCGTACCCGATGCACACGCACGACGCGTGGACGCTGCTCATCGTCGACGAGGGAATGGTCCGCTACGACCTGGACCGTCATGAGCACGGGGCACCCAGTTCGGTGGTGACGCTGCTGCCTCCGCACGTCCCTCACAACGGCGGCGCCGCGACCCCCGGCGGGTTCCGCAAGCGCGTGCTGTACCTGAACACCTCACAGATCGACGCGGACCTCGTCGGGCGTGCGGTGGACCGGCCGGTGCTCCGGGATCCGCTGCTGCGCCGGCGGGTCGATCAGCTCCACCGCACGCTCGAGCGTCCTGGGGACGAGATGGAGGCCCAGAGCCGCCTCGCGCTCGTGTCCGAGCGTCTCGCAGGGCACCTGCGCGACGAGTCCGTCTCCCCGCGGGTGCCCGACCGCCGCATCGCGTACGCGCTCCGGGATCTGCTGGACGAGCACGTCGTCGAAGGGGTGACGCTCCGCGAGGCGGCGGAGCGGCTGCACTCCCACCACACCCATCTGGTGCGGGCCTTCGGCCAGGAGTTCGGCATGGCTCCGCACCAGTACCTCACGGGGCGCCGCGTGGATCTGGCCCGCCGCCTGCTGCTCGGGGGTATGCGGCTGCCGGAGGTCGCGGCCTCGGCCGGGTTCTACGACCAGTCCCACTTCTCGCGGCACTTCAAGCGCGTGGTCGGCACGAGTCCCGGGCACTACGCGCGCCCCTGA
- a CDS encoding DUF4230 domain-containing protein, whose product MTSTDVRTDSTGDPAQGGAPRRRARTRGCLPFAGVCAAALVLLLLGSRLSLIPGLGDLFEEKTNDRSGPAVLKSVQDMSAYEAASGNFQVVVDLEKDAKYLPDAIRGTRTLYVGAGTVGASVDLGKVGADGVTVNEDRTTAELVLPHAVLGKPALDPDRSYAVSKQRGILDRLGDFFSDNPGSEQAVNKLAAKHIGEAAEESGLRKRAEKNTTSMLQGLLGSLGFEKVTVRYSDPPG is encoded by the coding sequence ATGACGTCCACTGACGTAAGGACAGACAGCACCGGGGACCCCGCCCAGGGGGGCGCGCCCCGCCGCCGTGCCCGCACGCGAGGATGCCTGCCGTTCGCCGGCGTGTGCGCGGCCGCTCTGGTCCTGTTGCTCCTCGGATCGCGGCTCAGCCTGATCCCGGGGCTCGGAGACCTCTTCGAGGAGAAGACCAACGACCGCTCAGGGCCCGCGGTGCTCAAGTCCGTCCAGGACATGAGCGCCTACGAGGCGGCCTCCGGCAACTTCCAGGTCGTCGTCGACCTGGAGAAGGACGCCAAGTACCTGCCCGACGCCATCCGCGGCACAAGGACGCTGTACGTCGGCGCGGGTACCGTCGGAGCCTCCGTCGACCTGGGCAAGGTCGGTGCCGACGGCGTGACCGTCAACGAGGACCGCACCACGGCCGAACTCGTGCTGCCCCACGCGGTACTGGGCAAGCCCGCCCTCGACCCCGACCGCTCCTACGCCGTGTCCAAGCAGCGAGGCATCCTCGACCGGCTCGGCGACTTCTTCTCCGACAACCCCGGCAGCGAGCAGGCGGTCAACAAGCTCGCGGCCAAGCACATCGGAGAGGCGGCGGAGGAGAGCGGCCTGAGGAAACGGGCCGAGAAGAACACCACCTCCATGCTCCAGGGTCTGCTCGGCTCGCTCGGATTCGAGAAGGTCACCGTCCGCTACAGCGACCCGCCCGGCTGA
- the pfkB gene encoding 1-phosphofructokinase has translation MILTVTPNPSLDRTYELPGLTRGAVLRATADRVDPGGKGVNVSRAVAAAGHRTVAVAPLGGPEGALLARLLGERGIEAAGVPIAGSTRVNITLVEPDGALTKVNAPGPDITPAEAERLLDTVRVRSAGADWIACCGSLPRGLSPRWYAELVARGRRAGLRIALDTSGAALMAALPERPDVIKPNTQELSEAVGRPLATVGEALKAAQELCELGARSVLASLGAVGQLLVEPSGAYFAVARVDAVRSDVGAGDASLAGFLSAGGTGRAALSAAVAHGAAAVQLPGSAMPTPADLDPSAVVTTADVPLDLALTERSP, from the coding sequence ATGATCCTCACCGTCACCCCCAACCCCAGTCTGGACCGCACCTACGAACTGCCGGGGCTGACCCGTGGCGCCGTCCTGCGGGCCACCGCCGACCGCGTCGACCCCGGCGGCAAGGGCGTGAACGTCTCCCGGGCCGTCGCCGCCGCCGGGCACCGCACCGTGGCCGTCGCGCCGCTCGGCGGTCCGGAGGGCGCCCTGCTGGCCCGGCTCCTCGGGGAACGCGGCATCGAGGCCGCCGGGGTCCCGATCGCCGGCAGCACCCGGGTCAACATCACCCTGGTCGAGCCGGACGGCGCGCTCACCAAGGTCAACGCCCCGGGGCCCGACATCACCCCCGCCGAGGCCGAACGCCTGCTGGACACCGTCCGGGTGCGGTCGGCGGGCGCCGACTGGATCGCCTGCTGCGGCAGCCTGCCGCGCGGACTGTCTCCGCGGTGGTACGCCGAGCTGGTCGCCCGCGGCCGCCGTGCCGGCCTCCGGATCGCTCTCGACACCTCGGGCGCCGCGCTGATGGCCGCGCTGCCCGAGCGGCCGGACGTGATCAAGCCGAACACGCAGGAACTCTCCGAGGCCGTGGGCCGTCCGCTCGCGACGGTCGGTGAGGCGCTCAAGGCGGCGCAGGAGCTGTGCGAGCTCGGGGCGCGCTCCGTGCTCGCCAGCCTGGGGGCCGTGGGCCAGCTGCTGGTGGAACCGTCCGGAGCGTACTTCGCCGTGGCACGGGTGGACGCGGTCCGCAGCGACGTCGGCGCGGGAGACGCCTCCCTCGCGGGGTTCCTGTCCGCCGGCGGGACGGGCCGGGCCGCTCTCTCGGCCGCGGTGGCCCATGGCGCGGCAGCCGTGCAACTGCCCGGGAGCGCCATGCCGACCCCCGCCGACCTCGATCCGTCGGCGGTGGTCACCACCGCCGACGTCCCCCTGGACCTGGCCCTGACGGAGCGGTCCCCGTGA
- a CDS encoding PepSY domain-containing protein — translation MRFEPRRNKTVSPRTRRLRVAGGALCAAALAATLVTGCGQESGDKTAAETSEAAKVLPNQTTSPSGSVSGSPSGTAQLTEDQTERKDLLSTVKVTYDKAATTAVGEVSGGKLTDLDLEGLDDEDDASGSPSPSGSPSPSGSPSASGSPSPSGSSAGPKWVAEVAEKDGTAHNVTIDAVSGAVIDSGPDADQSDADKQELADQLSKATQTPQQAAKVATDKTQGWVTSIGLDENDSNVLVWQVDVVTKDWNKTTFDVDAAKGTITDEQIDDD, via the coding sequence ATGAGATTTGAGCCCCGTCGAAACAAGACCGTTTCCCCGCGTACCCGCCGGCTCCGCGTCGCCGGCGGTGCCCTGTGCGCCGCTGCTCTTGCCGCCACCCTCGTGACCGGCTGTGGTCAGGAAAGCGGCGACAAGACCGCCGCGGAGACCTCCGAGGCCGCGAAGGTCCTTCCGAACCAGACGACCAGCCCCTCCGGGAGCGTTTCGGGCAGTCCCTCCGGGACGGCGCAGCTGACCGAGGACCAGACCGAGCGCAAGGACCTGCTCTCGACCGTCAAGGTCACCTACGACAAGGCCGCCACGACGGCCGTCGGTGAGGTGTCCGGTGGCAAGCTGACCGATCTGGACCTCGAGGGCCTCGACGACGAGGACGACGCGAGCGGCAGCCCGAGCCCCAGCGGCAGCCCGAGCCCGTCGGGGAGCCCGAGCGCGTCCGGCAGCCCGAGCCCCAGTGGCAGCTCCGCCGGCCCGAAGTGGGTCGCGGAGGTCGCCGAGAAGGACGGCACGGCACACAACGTGACCATCGACGCGGTGTCCGGAGCCGTCATCGACTCCGGCCCGGACGCCGATCAGAGCGACGCGGACAAGCAGGAGCTGGCGGACCAGCTCTCCAAGGCCACGCAGACGCCTCAGCAGGCCGCCAAGGTCGCCACGGACAAGACGCAGGGCTGGGTCACCTCGATCGGCCTCGACGAGAACGACAGCAACGTTCTGGTCTGGCAGGTCGACGTGGTCACCAAGGACTGGAACAAGACCACCTTCGACGTCGACGCGGCCAAGGGCACGATCACGGACGAGCAGATCGACGACGACTGA
- a CDS encoding DinB family protein — protein sequence MTWTAPEATRATGSLTGGERETLTGFLAFYRGTLLQKCAGLTGEQLAEQTVEPSNLTLLGLIRHMAKVERIWFREGLGGLPLPPMYGAEKGKDADFEDLSPDRAPEDYARLIEEIRLADEMAAGASLDTTFTRRGTVYSLRTVHVHMIAEYARHIGHADLLRERLDGVTGA from the coding sequence ATGACATGGACAGCCCCCGAGGCCACCCGCGCCACCGGATCGCTCACCGGCGGCGAACGAGAGACACTGACCGGCTTCCTGGCCTTCTACCGCGGCACACTGCTGCAGAAATGTGCGGGCCTGACGGGCGAACAACTTGCCGAGCAGACCGTCGAGCCGTCCAACCTCACCCTCCTCGGCCTGATCCGGCACATGGCCAAGGTGGAACGCATCTGGTTCCGCGAGGGGCTCGGCGGACTGCCACTGCCCCCGATGTACGGCGCGGAGAAGGGCAAGGACGCCGACTTCGAGGACCTGTCGCCCGACCGCGCCCCCGAGGACTACGCCCGTTTGATCGAGGAGATCCGCCTGGCCGACGAGATGGCGGCGGGCGCATCGCTCGACACCACCTTCACCCGGCGCGGCACGGTCTACTCACTGCGTACGGTGCACGTCCACATGATCGCCGAGTACGCGCGCCACATCGGGCACGCGGACCTCCTGAGGGAGCGGCTGGACGGCGTCACGGGCGCCTGA
- a CDS encoding HPr family phosphocarrier protein, translated as MYQRTVSVGSRSGLHARPASLFVQAAVRQPVPVTVGREGNTPVDARSMLSVLALAAQHGDLLVLSAEGESAPDAVDVLATLLSEDLDGKD; from the coding sequence GTGTACCAGCGCACCGTCTCCGTAGGCTCCCGCAGCGGCCTCCACGCCCGTCCCGCCTCGCTCTTCGTCCAGGCGGCCGTGCGCCAGCCCGTCCCCGTCACCGTGGGGCGCGAGGGAAATACCCCGGTCGATGCCCGGAGCATGCTCTCCGTGCTCGCTCTGGCCGCTCAGCACGGTGATCTGCTGGTGCTGTCCGCCGAGGGCGAAAGCGCGCCCGATGCCGTCGATGTGCTGGCTACGCTCCTGTCCGAAGACCTCGACGGCAAGGACTGA
- a CDS encoding protein-tyrosine phosphatase family protein translates to MTELWDAAGEGVLPLPSGRLVRGRGLRRPLPEGAEPTFAVHLLGGPPPPVAWESRWLRWPDFRLPADRKAARSVLREAWSRAPGERVEVACGGGRGRTGTALACLAVLDGVPAEEAVAYVRRNYHPKAVETPWQRRYVVRFAGG, encoded by the coding sequence GTGACCGAGTTGTGGGATGCGGCGGGTGAGGGCGTACTGCCACTGCCCTCGGGACGGCTCGTGCGGGGCCGCGGTCTGAGGCGTCCGCTTCCCGAGGGGGCCGAACCCACCTTCGCGGTTCATCTCCTGGGTGGTCCCCCGCCTCCCGTCGCGTGGGAGTCACGGTGGCTGCGCTGGCCGGACTTCCGGCTGCCCGCCGACCGGAAGGCGGCACGCTCCGTGCTGAGGGAGGCGTGGAGCCGCGCTCCGGGTGAGCGGGTCGAGGTCGCGTGCGGAGGGGGCCGGGGACGGACGGGCACGGCTCTCGCCTGCCTGGCCGTGCTGGACGGGGTCCCGGCGGAGGAGGCGGTCGCCTACGTACGCCGGAACTACCACCCCAAGGCCGTCGAGACGCCCTGGCAGCGGCGTTACGTGGTGCGCTTCGCGGGGGGCTGA
- a CDS encoding DUF6296 family protein, which yields MDYPESYELIFQAGGAEDDVVAVHLTARSGAGGYPVYEDETGIVRAEISERGEVRMQASGGHQVLGVPLLARPLSPGGTPRGAD from the coding sequence ATGGATTACCCGGAGAGTTACGAACTCATCTTCCAGGCGGGCGGCGCGGAGGACGATGTCGTCGCCGTCCATCTCACGGCGCGTTCGGGCGCCGGCGGTTACCCGGTCTACGAGGACGAGACGGGAATCGTGCGCGCCGAGATCAGTGAACGGGGCGAGGTCCGCATGCAGGCGAGCGGAGGCCACCAGGTTCTGGGAGTACCCCTGCTGGCCCGGCCACTGAGCCCCGGGGGCACTCCCCGCGGCGCCGACTGA
- a CDS encoding PTS fructose transporter subunit IIABC, with translation MSELITADLVDLDLSAETKSAAARSLAGRMVAAGRVTDLDGFLADVAAREAQMPTGLDGGIGIPHCRSEHVTTPTLAFGRSARGIDFGAPDGPADLVFLIAAPTGADDDHLTILSGLARRLMDPGFTGALRAETDPAAAAALVRGEEAAAPAAGTEDAVAAAPETTEPFRVVAVTSCPTGIAHTYMAAESLEAAARAQGVVLHVETQGSAGFERLDPAVIAAADAVIWAHDVDVRERARFAGKPVVDTGVKAGINRPAELIAEARRKAERGEVGRIAGPGDETGTGPEGASANLGVRLRTYLMSGVSYMVPFVAAGGLLIALSFAIGGYEIASAKSVADHFVWGEAAGWAALLNQIGTAAFGFLVPVLAGYIAYGMADRPALVPGFVGGSVALTVDAGFLGGLVAGLLAGAVVMAIQRVKVHPTLRGIMPVLVIPLLASIAVGFLMFIVVGKPIASLQNALTDWLNGLSGSNAVILGVVLGLMMCFDMGGPLNKVAYAFAVGGLADPTPGSLKVMAAVMAAGMVPPLAMALATTVRRGLFTRTERENGRAAWVLGASFITEGAIPFAAADPLRVIPSVMAGGAVTGALSMAFGCTLRAPHGGVFVVPLIGEPFLYLLAIAVGTAVSTALVVVLKGMRRTPASAAPADDGSGVAVAV, from the coding sequence ATGAGTGAGCTCATCACCGCGGACCTGGTCGACCTCGATCTGTCCGCCGAGACGAAGAGCGCGGCCGCCCGTTCACTGGCCGGACGAATGGTCGCGGCCGGCCGTGTCACCGACCTCGACGGCTTCCTGGCCGATGTGGCGGCCCGTGAGGCCCAGATGCCGACCGGTCTGGACGGCGGCATCGGAATCCCGCACTGCCGGAGCGAGCACGTCACCACGCCGACCCTGGCCTTCGGCCGCAGCGCGCGGGGCATCGACTTCGGGGCGCCGGACGGGCCCGCGGACCTCGTCTTCCTGATAGCCGCGCCCACGGGCGCGGACGACGACCACCTCACCATCCTCTCGGGCCTGGCACGACGGCTCATGGACCCCGGATTCACCGGCGCGCTGCGGGCGGAGACCGACCCGGCCGCAGCCGCGGCCCTGGTCCGCGGCGAAGAGGCGGCCGCACCGGCCGCGGGCACCGAGGACGCTGTCGCGGCGGCCCCGGAGACGACCGAGCCGTTCCGGGTCGTCGCCGTCACCTCCTGTCCGACCGGTATCGCGCACACCTACATGGCCGCGGAGTCCCTGGAGGCGGCGGCGCGCGCCCAGGGGGTCGTGCTCCACGTCGAGACGCAGGGCTCGGCCGGCTTCGAGCGGCTGGACCCTGCGGTCATCGCCGCTGCCGACGCGGTCATCTGGGCGCACGACGTCGACGTGAGGGAGAGGGCGCGGTTCGCCGGGAAGCCGGTCGTCGACACCGGGGTGAAGGCCGGGATCAACCGGCCGGCCGAGCTGATCGCCGAGGCCCGCCGCAAGGCCGAGCGCGGTGAGGTCGGCAGGATCGCCGGCCCGGGCGACGAGACCGGCACCGGTCCGGAGGGAGCGTCCGCGAACCTCGGTGTGCGGCTGCGTACCTATCTGATGTCCGGCGTCAGTTACATGGTTCCTTTCGTCGCGGCCGGAGGACTGCTCATCGCGCTCTCCTTCGCCATCGGCGGCTACGAGATCGCGAGCGCGAAATCGGTGGCGGACCACTTCGTCTGGGGTGAGGCGGCCGGCTGGGCCGCCCTGCTCAACCAGATCGGCACCGCCGCCTTCGGCTTCCTGGTCCCGGTGCTGGCGGGGTACATCGCCTACGGGATGGCGGACCGGCCCGCACTCGTCCCGGGGTTCGTCGGCGGCTCCGTCGCGCTCACCGTCGACGCGGGCTTCCTCGGCGGTCTGGTCGCGGGTCTGCTGGCCGGCGCCGTGGTGATGGCGATCCAGCGGGTGAAGGTGCATCCCACGCTGCGCGGCATCATGCCGGTGCTGGTGATCCCCCTGCTCGCGTCGATCGCGGTCGGCTTCCTCATGTTCATCGTGGTCGGCAAGCCGATCGCCTCGCTCCAGAACGCTCTCACCGACTGGCTGAACGGGCTGTCGGGGTCCAACGCGGTCATCCTCGGCGTCGTCCTCGGCCTGATGATGTGCTTCGACATGGGCGGCCCGCTGAACAAGGTGGCGTACGCCTTCGCGGTCGGCGGGCTGGCCGACCCGACGCCCGGCAGCCTCAAGGTCATGGCCGCGGTGATGGCGGCCGGCATGGTGCCTCCGCTGGCGATGGCGCTCGCCACGACCGTACGCCGCGGGCTGTTCACCCGGACCGAGCGGGAGAACGGCCGCGCCGCGTGGGTGCTGGGCGCCTCATTCATCACCGAGGGGGCGATCCCGTTCGCGGCTGCGGATCCCCTGCGGGTGATCCCGTCGGTCATGGCCGGCGGCGCGGTCACGGGCGCACTGTCCATGGCCTTCGGCTGCACGCTCCGCGCCCCGCACGGTGGTGTGTTCGTCGTCCCGCTCATCGGCGAGCCGTTCCTCTACCTGCTGGCGATCGCCGTCGGCACCGCGGTGTCCACCGCGCTGGTCGTCGTCCTCAAGGGCATGCGGCGCACCCCCGCGTCCGCCGCACCGGCCGACGACGGATCGGGCGTCGCCGTGGCCGTCTGA
- a CDS encoding mycothiol transferase gives MNSAGILADAFDRVHEAVHTAVEGLPAEDLNARLDADANSIAWLVWHLTRVQDDHVADAAGTEQIWFAQDWASRFELPLEKGATGYGHSSAQVGSVRVASPDLLLGYFDAVSEQTLDFVRGLDGRALDRVVDDSWSPPVTLGVRLISVIADDLQHAGQAAFVRGALERR, from the coding sequence ATGAACAGTGCAGGCATTCTCGCCGACGCGTTCGACCGCGTCCACGAAGCGGTGCACACCGCAGTCGAGGGTCTCCCGGCCGAGGACCTCAACGCCAGACTCGACGCCGACGCGAACTCCATCGCCTGGCTCGTGTGGCACCTCACGCGCGTCCAGGACGACCACGTCGCCGACGCGGCGGGAACCGAGCAGATCTGGTTCGCGCAGGACTGGGCATCCCGCTTCGAGCTGCCCCTCGAGAAGGGGGCGACCGGCTACGGCCACAGCAGCGCCCAGGTGGGTTCCGTGCGGGTGGCTTCGCCCGACCTGCTCCTCGGGTACTTCGACGCCGTCAGCGAGCAGACGCTGGACTTCGTCCGGGGCCTCGACGGGCGGGCCCTCGACCGCGTCGTGGACGACTCCTGGTCGCCCCCGGTGACCCTCGGCGTGCGGCTGATCAGCGTCATCGCCGACGACCTGCAGCACGCGGGTCAGGCGGCGTTCGTCCGCGGGGCACTCGAGCGCCGCTGA